A genome region from Lytechinus pictus isolate F3 Inbred chromosome 16, Lp3.0, whole genome shotgun sequence includes the following:
- the LOC135157123 gene encoding uncharacterized protein LOC135157123 isoform X2 — MPPPASDEFFCLFEFESDDSVEIGPFSWILDTDKDVDPESYVDQAVEVMWVSGSKTEKYRATVLAVNRSKDNLIRKRNKMCDGQSMETDKETGRGKRKKKPTRTYMYSSSELETDDEEPQPKETKKSKSKISQCNEMARDLRKQMFGANETKKSNGRTATGSGTSGEIIDLKKQLEKSRRETEDLQVKLTKEKAVREKIQQQLLFLQGVPKFIETFKGFIVDMEEMSRLKADHEEMHCPSGGSSTSSSPARSSPARSSTQSSTQSSPSSARPQSQQIALGSKV, encoded by the exons ATGCCGCCACCAGCTTCAGACGAGTTCTTCTGtctttttgaatttgaaagcGATGACAGCGTCGAAATTGGACCATTTTCTTGGATATTAGACACGGACAAGGATGTGGATCCTGAAAGCTATGTCGATCAAGCTGTTGAAGTTATGTGGGTCAGTGGCAGCAAAACGGAGAAGTATCGAGCAACAGTGTTGGCTGTAAATA GATCCAAGGATAATCTCATCAGAAAAAGGAACAAGATGTGTGACGGGCAATCAATGGAGACTGATAAGGAAACTGGGAgagggaagagaaagaagaaaccaacacgcacatacatgtattcatcttCGGAGTTGGAGACGGATGATGAGGAGCCTCAACCAAAAGAAACAAAG aaatcaaaatcaaaaatttCACAGTGCAATGAGATGGCCAGGGATCTCAGGAAGCAAATGTTTGGTGCCAATGAAACG aaaaaatcaaatggaCGTACGGCAACGGGAAGTGGAACAAGTGGTGAGATAATTGACCTGAAAAAGCAGTTGGAGAAATCAAGGAGAGAGACTGAGGATCTGCAGGTGAAGCTGACTAAGGAGAAGGCAGTTAGGGAAAAGATACAGCAACAGCTGTTGTTTTTGCAAG GAGTGCCTAAATTCATCGAAACCTTTAAAGGGTTCATAGTGGATATGGAGGAGATGTCGAGACTCAAG GCTGATCATGAAGAGATGCACTGTCCATCAGGAGGGTCATCTACATCATCCTCGCCCGCTCGTTCCTCGCCCGCTCGTTCCTCCACCCAGTCCTCCACCCAATCCTCGCCATCATCAGCACGACCACAG TCCCAACAGATTGCCCTTGGATCGAAGGTCTAG